A region of Aquarana catesbeiana isolate 2022-GZ linkage group LG08, ASM4218655v1, whole genome shotgun sequence DNA encodes the following proteins:
- the LOC141104804 gene encoding uncharacterized protein isoform X3, producing MEEWEYLEGHKDLYKDVMMDNQPPLTSPDGSSNGNPPERCPRPLYSRDSTQEDDFLLDQREELRDNNVGVKEEEEESYVRDGLQSMEEDLVMVTTEHEESSLNISTDGSSNGNPPERCPRPLYSRDSTQEGHCYAQCSQAEDLSELKIKIKEEEEETYVMGNLFMEEAGTMVTVKEEDSSPDIRSADDIIVWKSSMGHPFPENFAKREISSPGSMGRSLDPRNPEESSPDKSSSLVHQQTHNENHPFICSECGKCFQTKSNLIRHENVHIGKRPYSCSECGKDYTAKSHLDRHKKSHTGDRPYSCPECGKCFKQKDRLYAHRRIHKGETRFSCVECKKSFIDKAHFVSHLRVHTGERPFACPECGKSFSQKGHLNIHLRLHTGEKAFACPECGKRFTHKSTLVNHQRFHTGEQPFSCTVCGKRFTRKMSLERHQKLSETSLSCVECGMPFNTKCEMKIHQRSHPKKRTYQCPDCPKSYIYQSELLRHQKAHTT from the exons atggaggagtgggagtatttagaaggacacaaggatctctacaaggacgtcatgatggacaatcagccgcccctcacatcaccgg atggatccagtaatgggaacccaccagagagatgtccccgtcctctgtattcccgggattccacacaggaagatgacTTCCTCCTTGATCAG CGTGAAGAACTGAGGGATAACAATGTTGGGgtcaaagaggaagaagaagagtcgTATGTGAGGGATGGTCTGCAGTCCATGGAGGAGGATCTGGTGATGGTGACAACCGAACACGAAGAATCTTCACTAAATATCAGCACAG atggatccagtaatgggaacccaccagagagatgtccccgtcctctgtattcccgggattccacacaggaaggtcactgCTACGCACAATGTAGTCAG GCTGAAGATCTGAGTGAACTGAAAATTaagattaaagaggaagaagaagaaacgtATGTGATGGGTAATCTGTTTATGGAGGAGGCTGGAACAATGGTGACAGTTAAAGAGGAGGACTCTTCTCCAGATATCAGATCAG CAGATGACATCATTGTCTGGAAATCCTCGATGGGACATCCGTTTCCAGAAAACTTTGCCAAGCGTGAAATCTCTAGTCCTGGCAGTATGGGGAGGTCCCTAGATCCAcgtaatcctgaggaatcttctccCGATAAGTCCTCTTCCCTCGTACATCAGCAAACCCACAATGAGAACCACCCTTTTatatgctcagagtgcgggaagtgcTTTCAGACAAAATCAAACCTCATCAGACATGAAAATGTTCACATCGGGAAGCGGCCCTAttcctgttcggagtgcgggaaagaCTATACCGCAAAATCGCATCTTGACAGACACAAAAAAAGTCACACTGGAGACCGCCCCTATTCGtgcccagagtgcgggaaatgctttaagCAGAAAGACCGTCTGTATGCCCACCGTAGAATTCACAAGGGTGAGACTCGTTTCTCGTGTGTGGAGTGCAAGAAGTCGTTCATAGACAAGGCACATTTTGTCAGTCACCTGAGAGTCCACACCGGCGAGAGGCCCTTCGCCTGCCCAGAGTGCGGGAAAAGCTTTTCACAAAAAGGACACCTCAATATCCATTTGAGACTTCACACCGGCGAGAAAGCGTTTgcctgtcccgagtgcgggaaacgtttcacCCATAAATCTACGCTCGTCAACCACCAGAGATTCCACACCGGCGAACAGCCCTTTTCCTGTACGGTGTGTGGGAAACGCTTCACGCGGAAAATGAGTCTTGAAAGACACCAGAAATTGAGCGAAACGTCTCTGTCCTGTGTGGAGTGCGGGATGCCGTTCAATACGAAGTGCGAGATGAAGATCCATCAGAGGAGCCACCCCAAGAAGAGGACCTATCAGTGTCCAGACTGCCCCAAATCTTATATATACCAGTCAGAGCTCCTCCGACACCAGAAGGCCCACACCACCTAG